TCGTGGTGACGCTCGGCATGTCGTTCGTCTGGCTGGGGCTGGCCGTGTTGCTGCTGCCGACGCCGGGCGGACAGGCGCCGGGCTGGATTCGCGCCATCATGACCTTGAAGACGCCGATGGTGCCGTTTCCCTTCCTGGCCGCAATCCTCATCGGCGTCCTCGTCCATTTCGGGCTGATGCGCTCATCCTACGGTGCCGTGCTGCGCGGCGCCGGGGGCAATCCGCGAGCCGTGGAGCGCGCCGGTTGGTCGGTGCTGCGCACCAAGGTGACCATGTACGTGCTGGCCGGCGTTTTCGGCATGCTGTCGGGGCTCTCGCTGGTCGGGCTGACCACCTCGGCCGACGCCAACATCGCGCTGCGCTATACCCTGCTGTCGATCGCCGGGGTTATCCTGGGCGGCGGCGAGTTCGTCGGCGGCCGGGTATCGCCGATCGGCGCCGTGCTGGGCACCGTGACCCTGGTGCTGGCCGGCTCGTTCCTGTCCTTCATGCGCATTTCGCCCGACTGGCAGATCGGCGCCCAGGGCGCCATCCTGATCGTCGTGCTGGCCTTGCGCGCGCTGATCAACCGGCGGGAGGGGGCGGCATGAACGGGCTCGCCAAGGGGGTGCCGCGGGCGCTGCTCGAAAAGGCCTGGCTGGGATCGTTCCTGGCGGCGGCGGCGGTGTGGGCGGCGGCGATGATCTATTCCGGCGGCCAGGGCGGCGGCCAGATGCTGGGGGCGGCGCTTTCCTTCTCCACCTTCTTCGTCATCGTCGGCATCGGCCAGATGCTCATCATCGCCACCGGGCCGGGCAACGTCGACCTGTCGATTCCCGGCACCATCGCGCTGACCGGCGCCATCGCCATGAAGGTGATGGCCGGCGAGGATTCCCTGATCGCCGTCGGCCTGGCGGCCTCGCTCGCCGCCGGCGCGGCGGTCGGCGCCGCCAACTACGGTCTGATCCGCGTGCTGCGCATCCCGCCGATCATCGCCACGCTGTCCTCCAACCTGCTGGTGCAGTCGATGGCCATCGCCTACGGCCGGGGCCTGCGCGTCAAACCGCCGCCGGCCTTCGCCGACTTCACCACCGCCACCGTCATGGGCGTGCCGGTGCTGGCCCTCTGCGCCGTCGCATTTGCCGCCGTCATGGCGGTGGTGCTGGCCCGCACGGTGTTCGGCCGCTCGGTGCTGGCCATCGGCCAGAACATGCGGGCGGCCTGGTTGGCCGGCGTCGCCGTCGATCGCACCCGCTTGCTGACCTATACGCTCAGCGGCCTGTTCGCCGGCCTGTGCGGGGCTCTGCTGGCCGGCTTTTCCGGGGGCTCCTCGCTCGACATGGGGATGGAGTACCTGCTGGCCTCCATCGCCGTGGTGGTCATCGGCGGCACCTCGGTCGCCGGCGGCAAGGCCAACGTCCCCGGAATCTGGGGTGCGTCGCTGTTTCTGTTCCTGCTGCTCACCATGCTCAACACCTTCGGCGCCGGCGCCGGGGTGCGCCTCGTCATGACGGGGCTTATCATCATCGCCGTCATCACCATGGCGGGCGGCGACAAGCCGGCCCGCTGACGGACGGAGGAAAGGAGGCCCCATCATGCCGCTCGGCCAGGAATTCGAATTCATCGACCCGCGCTTCCGCGACCTGACGGTCCCCATCGCCTGGGTCGAGCGGCTGTTCGACGGCTGCCGCTGGGCCGAAGGTCCGGTATGGTTTGCCGACGGCGGCTACGTGGTGTGGAGCGACGCCCCCAACAACCGCATGCTGCGCTGGATTCCCGAGCGCGGCGTCGACGTTTTCCGCGCCGCCTCCAACTTCGCCAACGGCAACACGCGCGATCGCGAGGGCCGGCTGGTCAGCTGCGAGCACGGCACCCGCCGGGTCACCCGCACCGAATCCGACGGCACCATCACCGTCATCGCCGAGCGCTACAAGGGCCGCCGCCTCAATTCGCCCAACGACGTCGTGGTCAAGTCCGACGGCACCGTGTGGTTCAGCGATCCCAACTACGGGATCATGAGCAACTACGAGGGCTTCAAGGCGGACATGGAGCAGGACGGTTGCTACGTCTTCAGGGCCGATCCGGCGCGCGGCACGCTCGACGTGGTGGCCGACGATTTCGTCAAACCCAACGGGCTGGCCTTCTCGCCCGACGAAAGCCTGCTCTACATCGCCGATTCCGGCGCCTCGCACGATCCCGACGGGCCGCACCACATCCGCGTCTTCAGGGTCGGCAAGACGGGCAAGCTCAGCGGCGGGCGCGTCTTCGCCGAGGTCAGCCCCGGCCTGCCCGACGGTTTCAGGCTCGATACCGACGGCAACCTGTGGACCAGCGCCGGCGACGGCGTCCACTGTTACGCGCCGGACGGCGCCCTGCTGGGCAAGATCCACATTCCCGAAACGACCGCCAACGTCGCCTTCGGCGGCCCCCGGCGCAATCGCCTGTTCATCGCCGCCACCACCTCGCTCTATGCCGTCTTCGTCGGCGTCACCGGCGCCCAGCGGCCGTAGGCGAGGCGGTCAGGGCGTGTGGAAGAGGGTGCTGGTCTCGGCCAGGCCCATCAGCACGAACTGCACGGCCAAGGCGGCGATCAGGATGCCGACGATGCGCGAGACCACGTGCACGCCGGTGATGCCCAGCACCCGCTGCACCTGTCCGGCCACCATCAGCAACCCGAAGGTAATGCCCAGGTTGGCGGTCAGCGCGCCGACCACTACGGCCATGTGAACGACGTCGCCGTGCGCCTCGGCCATCAAGAGGATGACCGCGCTGATGGCGCCGGGCCCGACGATAAGGGGCGTGGCCAGCGGAAACACCGAGATGTCGGGCCGCCCGGCCGCCTCGTGGTCTTCCTCGCGGGTGGTCGAGGTGCCGCCCGACGGGCGGGCGAACACCATGTCGACGGCGATCATGAACAGCAACAGGCCGCCGGCGATGCGCAGCGCCGGCAGCGAGATGCCGAACAGCGCCAGCACCGTCTTGCCGAACAGCACGAAGATGAGAAGCAGGACGCTGGCCACCAGGATGCCCTTGATGACGGTGGCCCGCCGCTCGGCGGCGCCATAGCCGGCGGTCAGCGCTGCGAAAGCGATGGCCACGTCGAGCGGACCGATGGTGGCGAAGAAGGTGGTGAAGGCGATCAGCGCGGTTTCGAACATGGAACACCCCGGCGGCCGGCGGCCGGCCGGTCCGAGCGGATCTTACCGGCCGGGGGCGGCGAAGGAAACCCTTCCGTCCCCGCGTGCGCGCCCGCCTACCCGCCCGGGGGGCGGGCCGGCCTGGCTGGATCGCGCGCGGTCAGCGACCGGCGGAGGGGCAACTCCACATGGAAGGTGGTGCCCTTTTCAGGGACGCTTTCGAAATGGATGGCGCCGTCAAGGGCGTCGACGATGGCCTTGGTGATGGCGAGGCCCAGCCCGGTTCCCTTCGGGCGGCTGGTGCCCTGGGCCTGGGTGAATTTCTGAAAAACGTGGGGACGGAAGTCGTCGGGGATGCCCGCGCCGCTGTCGCTGATGCTGTAGCGGACGGTATCTTGGGTGCGGCCGAGATGCGCCCGCACGGTGGCGCCGGGGGGCGAAAACTTGACGGCGTTGGACATCAGGTTGCCGAGGGCCTGGCGGAGCCGCCGGGGATCGCAGGTGATGACGGGAGACGCCTCGATGGCGGTTTCGATGGTCACCTGGCGATCGGCGGCGAAAGTCCGCAGATCCTTGCAGGTCTCGGTCAGCAGGGGGCCGGTTTCGACCGGTTCGAAGGAAAAGGCCAGCTTGCCGGCCTCAAGCTTCTGCATGTCGAGGATGTCGTCGATAAGCTGGCTCAGGACGATGGCGTTGCGATGGCCGATGGTCACCGCCTGGGTGGCCTTTTCGGGCAGGGCGCCCAGGACGCCGGCGTGCAGCATGCCGAGCGCGCCGCGGATGGAGGTCAGCGGCGTGCGCAGCTCATGCGTGACGACGGAGACGAATTCGTCCTTCACCATCATGAGCTTGGCTTGTTCCGCCGCCTCCTTCATGGCCGCTTGCAGCGCGATGCGCAGCTCCATCTCGTCGATGGTAAGGCGGGCCATGTCCTCCAGCAGCTGGTGGTGGCTCGGGGAAAGCGCGCGGGGCCGGCGGTCGATGACGCACAGCGTGCCCAGGTTGAAGCCGTCGGGCGTGCGCAGCGGGGCGCCGGCGTAGAAGCGAAACGCGGAGCTGCCGCTCACCAGGGGATTGGCCGAGAAGCGGACATCCTGGGTGGCGTCTTCGACGACCAGGACCTGGTCGGAGAGGATGGCATGGGCGCAGAAGGCGAGATCGCGGGGGACCTCGGCGAGGTCGATGCCTCGCCGCGCTTTCATCCACTGGCGGTCGCGGTCGATCAGGGAAACCGCGGCGATGGGCGCGCCCATCGTTTCGGCGACGATGCGCGTGATGCGTTCGAACGGCTCTTCGGGCGGGGTGTCCAGGATGTTGTAGGCGTGAAGCTTTTGAAGCCGGGACTCTTCGTTCCCGGGGCGTGGTGCGGTGCGCATGGCTCTACGGACGGTGCGAAACCGTCTTCCCAGTCTGCACCTCCCCCAGCGCGAGGTAATGCCATGTCGCGATTCGGGTCAATCGAAATCTGTCGGCGGCCCCGGCGGTCAGTCGTTCAGCCCAGCGAGCCGAGACGGGCCGGTTTCGTGCCGGAGGCGTGGGCGGCCTGGGCGAGAAACAGCTCGGCGGCGGCGAGCGCATCGGCCAGCGCGTTGTGGGCGCGGTAGCGCGGCAGGCCATAGCGGGCGCGCGTAGGCCCCAGGCGCAGATCGCCGTCCCCCGTCTCGCGGCCCTCGATGATGAGCGCGCGCCGCTCCAGCGCCAGGGTGCAGATGAAGGGGGCGGTCAGCGGCCGGCCGTACAGGCGCCGGCAGGCGGCGCTCAGGAACTGGCGCTCGATACGGGCGTGGTGGGCGATCGCCACCCGCCCGGCCAGGGCGGCGAGCAGGCGGGGCAGCATCTCGGCCAGGGGCGGCGCCGCCGCCAGGGCGCCGTCGAGGAGGCCGTGGATGACCGCCGTTTTGTCCGGTACCCGGCCCAGCGGGCGGACCAGGTGGTAGGCGGCCCCGGCCAGCCGGACCCGGCCTCCGGCAATCGGCACATAGCCGATGCTGAGGATTTCGTCGGTTTCGGGGTCAAGCCCGGTGGTTTCCAGGTCGATGGCCAGCAGGTCCGCCCGATCGTAGGGGGTGGCGGGGGCGGGGACGTCGTGGCCGTAGTAGTCGCGCAACGGCCCCGGCGGAGCGCGCCAGGCCAGCCAGCGGCGGCCGAGGGAAAAGGCGGAGAGGGGACGCATGCTCAAATCGCCCGGCCGGATCAGAACCGGGCCGTCTGATAGGTGTCGGCCAGCACCGCCTGGGTCGATTTGACGACCGCGAAGGCGTCCTTCAAATGGGTCCGCTCGAAGCTGGAAAGGTCGCCGGGTTCGAGGAAGTTGTTGGCCTCCTGGCCCTGGCGGATCATGCGCGCCTGATGGCGGATGCGCATCAGGCTGATGAATTCGAAGGCGTCGCGCAGGTCGGCGGCGCTGTCGGCGCTCAGCGCCCCGGCCTGATGCGCCGCCTCGAGCCGTTCGCGGGTGTTGACCGCGGGCACGCCGGCGGCCAGCGCGAAGACGCGGGCGATATCGACGATGGGGCCGATGCCGGTGTGCTTGAGGTCGAGCATGCGGTCGTGCTGGCCGCCGCGGATGAGCACGAGGTTGCGGAAGAATCCGAGCGGCGGGTGATGTTGCACGGCGTTGCTGGCCATGTAGCCCTGGAAGATGCGGTTCCGGCGCGTGTGTTCCAGGATCGTCGGCTGCAGGGCTTCCATAAGCGATGCCTCGCCGTGGACCTGCCGCAGATCGAAGAAGACGCTGGAAAACAGCAGGGCCTTCGGTTCCGGCTGCTCGATCCATTGCAGGAAGTAGCGCGTCCAGCGGGCCAGCGGCTGGCGCCATTCGTCGGTCATCGCCATCATGCCGCCCGGGCAGTAGACATAGCCGCAGGCGGCCAGCCCGTCGCAGACGAAGTGGCTGAGATCGTGGAAATAGGCGCCGTGCTTCGTGGCGTCGTAGGCATCGTCGAGCACCAGGACGTTGTCCTGGTCGGAGCGCGCGGTCTGCTCGTGGCGCCCCTGCGAGCCGGCCGCCAGCCAGGCGTATGGCACCGGCGGCGGGCCCAGCCGGCGCTCGGCCAGTTGGATGAGGCGCACGGTCGCCGCATCGGTCAGGGTCGAGACGACGTGGCCGATGTGGTGCGCCGTGGCGCCCGATTCGGCCAGGTGGAGGACCAGTTCCGGCAGGTGGGCCAGAACCCGGGCGAGGCCCTCCGGCGAGGTCTGCTTGTGGACGTCGCCGGCCAGGAAGATGGTCGAGGTGGTCTGCGTCTCGACGAGGTTGGTGGTGGTGATGCAGCCGGCGATGGCGCCGTCGCGCACCACCGGCAGATGGTGGACGTTGTTGCGGGCCATGGTCAGCAGGGCGTCGAAGCCGTAGTCGTCGGCCCCGATGCAGATGGGATCGCGCGTCATCACGCGCCTCAGCGGGGTGTCGGCGTCGAGGCCCTCGGCGGCCACCCGGATGCGCAGGTCGCGATCGGTGAAGATGCCGTCGAGCCGGCCCTCCTCGGTGACCAACAGGCAGGAAACCCGCTCGTCGCGCATCCGGATCGCCGCTTCGCGGACCGAGGCCGTGGGGCCGATGGTGACCGGCGGGCGGGACAGCATGTCGCCGACCCTGACGCCGAGCAGGTTGATTTCCCGCCGGCTGTCGGAAAGGTCCAGCGAAGCCTTCAGGCGGCCGCCGCCCATCGGCGCGAAATAGTAGTCGACTTGGCGGTGGGTCTGGCGCAGGCGCTCGAAGGCCGCGGCCGGCAGCAGATAGAGCAGGCTGTCCTCGATGGCGACGCTGCGGTTGATGGCGGTGCCGCCACGCAGCAGGCTGCGCACGCCGCAGAAATCGCCCTCGCCGAGGCGGGCCAGAAGCTGGCCGTCGGCGTCGTGGGTTTCGATGGCGCCCGAGCGGACGATGTGGAGGAACTCTACCTTGTCGCCAGGTTCGATCAGGCGGTTGCCCTTGCGGGCGTAGCGGATATCGATGGTCCGCACGACGTCGTGCAGCTTGGCGGCGGGCAGCAGGTCGAACGGGTGGTGGGCGGCGAGGAAGTCGCGGATCTCGGCGAGTTCGGCGTCCATGGCGTCGTCCCCTGCGTTACCGATCGGCGGTCATGCCGGCTGCACGGCGCCCAGCGCACGCAACTCGGCGACCACCGCCGGGCCGTCGATCTGCTGTTCGAACTCATGGGCCAGTCCGACCATCAGGAATTGAACGCCGGCCACCGCCGCCGGCTTGTCCGGCTTGCGCAGGCGTTCGTGAATCGGCAGGGCGTCGAAAATCCGCCCGCCCGCCGTTTCGGCGATCTCGCGGATCGCCTTCGCCGGCGCCGCCTGGTGCTCCTGCAGGCGAACGCGCAGGGCCTCGGTGTCGGCCGCCCAGCCGTGCGGCCGGTTGGCGGGCGCCGGCTGAGCGGCCAGGATGTCGCCGTGCAGGCGGAGGAGGCCGCGGGCCAGTTCCTCCGGGTGGTTTTCGGCGAGCGGCCGCAGATGGGCCTCTGCTACCAACACGAGATCGGCAAGCACGGCGGCATAGCCTTCCCAGATGGCGGCATCGTAGGCGTCGGCGAACATCTTTTCCCTGATCAGCTCGTAGATCGGCAGGCTCGTCTTGACCAGACAATAACCGACGATTGTTTTCTGGCTGACCAGGGAAGCGTTACGGTCGAGGAAGGCCGCCAGCGAAGCTGCGGACGCCACCTTTTTTACACGTTTCTGCCGAAGCAACCCCTTGAACATGCTTTTCTTTACCTCATGTACAACCGGCACACCCGTGGCGGTTGACGGATATTGCATGTGAAATATGATAATGATAGTCTCTAATGCAAATAACTATAATTACCGACAATGGGGCAACTTCACGAGGCGGGGCAACCGCTAACTTCCGCTTCAGTCGACGGCACGGCCACGAATGATTATGCCGCCGTCGACGGGGGATCTGTAGCTGGAATTTCCAGGAAAGCTATACAACCACAGATACATGGAGCAGGCGGTATGACAGACGCAAGTCAGATCAGTCCAGAGAAGCGTGCGGAGCACTGGAGGCGAACGTCGCGGCTGATGTGGAACCTGATGTTTTGGTGGTTCGTTTTCAGTTTCGGCGTTCACATTTTTGCCGTTCAGCTGAACGGGATCACCTTTTTGGGCTTTCCCCTGGGCTTCTACATGGCCGCGCAGGGTTCGTTGATCGCGTTCGTCGTCCTCTGTTTCTGGAACGCCAAGTCCCAGAACCGGTTGGACGAGGAATACGGCGTGGCCGAGGATTGAGGGGGGCAGCACCGTGGCTATCAGCTCTACGATTGACAGTAAGAAGGGCGGGTTTCTCGGGAACCTGGGGAAAATCTACGGCGGCTACGCGGGGGCCTTCATCGGCTTTACCCTCGTTCTGGCCGTCCTCGAACAGATGGGACTGGGTAGCAAGATCATCGGCTACGCCTTCATGTTCCTGACCATCGCGGTGTACGCCTACATCGGCTTCCTGTCGCGGACGATGGAACTGTCGGAGTACTACGTGGCAGGGCGCGCCGTTCCCGCCCTTTACAACGGCATGGCGACCGGCGCCGACTGGATGAGCGCGGCATCATTCATCTCGATGGCCGGCGGCCTTTACCTCGGCGGGTACAGCGGTCTCGGCTACGTCCTCGGGTGGACGGGCGGCTACGTTCTGGTGGCCGTTCTGCTCGCCCCCTATCTGCGCAAGTTCGGACAGTTCACCGTGCCGGACTTCCT
The window above is part of the Shumkonia mesophila genome. Proteins encoded here:
- a CDS encoding MarC family protein; the protein is MFETALIAFTTFFATIGPLDVAIAFAALTAGYGAAERRATVIKGILVASVLLLIFVLFGKTVLALFGISLPALRIAGGLLLFMIAVDMVFARPSGGTSTTREEDHEAAGRPDISVFPLATPLIVGPGAISAVILLMAEAHGDVVHMAVVVGALTANLGITFGLLMVAGQVQRVLGITGVHVVSRIVGILIAALAVQFVLMGLAETSTLFHTP
- a CDS encoding ABC transporter permease; its protein translation is MLATLTSRRFLRSALPAVSLVMILLPIFYMQPRTMSYFGLNLLLNLAIPIALATMAQMFVLTVNDLDLSIGSYVSLVACIGATWLQQTPLLGVAALLACIVVYGLLGALVHVRNLPSIVVTLGMSFVWLGLAVLLLPTPGGQAPGWIRAIMTLKTPMVPFPFLAAILIGVLVHFGLMRSSYGAVLRGAGGNPRAVERAGWSVLRTKVTMYVLAGVFGMLSGLSLVGLTTSADANIALRYTLLSIAGVILGGGEFVGGRVSPIGAVLGTVTLVLAGSFLSFMRISPDWQIGAQGAILIVVLALRALINRREGAA
- a CDS encoding GAF domain-containing sensor histidine kinase, giving the protein MRTAPRPGNEESRLQKLHAYNILDTPPEEPFERITRIVAETMGAPIAAVSLIDRDRQWMKARRGIDLAEVPRDLAFCAHAILSDQVLVVEDATQDVRFSANPLVSGSSAFRFYAGAPLRTPDGFNLGTLCVIDRRPRALSPSHHQLLEDMARLTIDEMELRIALQAAMKEAAEQAKLMMVKDEFVSVVTHELRTPLTSIRGALGMLHAGVLGALPEKATQAVTIGHRNAIVLSQLIDDILDMQKLEAGKLAFSFEPVETGPLLTETCKDLRTFAADRQVTIETAIEASPVITCDPRRLRQALGNLMSNAVKFSPPGATVRAHLGRTQDTVRYSISDSGAGIPDDFRPHVFQKFTQAQGTSRPKGTGLGLAITKAIVDALDGAIHFESVPEKGTTFHVELPLRRSLTARDPARPARPPGG
- a CDS encoding ABC transporter permease encodes the protein MNGLAKGVPRALLEKAWLGSFLAAAAVWAAAMIYSGGQGGGQMLGAALSFSTFFVIVGIGQMLIIATGPGNVDLSIPGTIALTGAIAMKVMAGEDSLIAVGLAASLAAGAAVGAANYGLIRVLRIPPIIATLSSNLLVQSMAIAYGRGLRVKPPPAFADFTTATVMGVPVLALCAVAFAAVMAVVLARTVFGRSVLAIGQNMRAAWLAGVAVDRTRLLTYTLSGLFAGLCGALLAGFSGGSSLDMGMEYLLASIAVVVIGGTSVAGGKANVPGIWGASLFLFLLLTMLNTFGAGAGVRLVMTGLIIIAVITMAGGDKPAR
- a CDS encoding putative nucleotidyltransferase substrate binding domain-containing protein; the encoded protein is MDAELAEIRDFLAAHHPFDLLPAAKLHDVVRTIDIRYARKGNRLIEPGDKVEFLHIVRSGAIETHDADGQLLARLGEGDFCGVRSLLRGGTAINRSVAIEDSLLYLLPAAAFERLRQTHRQVDYYFAPMGGGRLKASLDLSDSRREINLLGVRVGDMLSRPPVTIGPTASVREAAIRMRDERVSCLLVTEEGRLDGIFTDRDLRIRVAAEGLDADTPLRRVMTRDPICIGADDYGFDALLTMARNNVHHLPVVRDGAIAGCITTTNLVETQTTSTIFLAGDVHKQTSPEGLARVLAHLPELVLHLAESGATAHHIGHVVSTLTDAATVRLIQLAERRLGPPPVPYAWLAAGSQGRHEQTARSDQDNVLVLDDAYDATKHGAYFHDLSHFVCDGLAACGYVYCPGGMMAMTDEWRQPLARWTRYFLQWIEQPEPKALLFSSVFFDLRQVHGEASLMEALQPTILEHTRRNRIFQGYMASNAVQHHPPLGFFRNLVLIRGGQHDRMLDLKHTGIGPIVDIARVFALAAGVPAVNTRERLEAAHQAGALSADSAADLRDAFEFISLMRIRHQARMIRQGQEANNFLEPGDLSSFERTHLKDAFAVVKSTQAVLADTYQTARF
- a CDS encoding DUF4212 domain-containing protein, with protein sequence MTDASQISPEKRAEHWRRTSRLMWNLMFWWFVFSFGVHIFAVQLNGITFLGFPLGFYMAAQGSLIAFVVLCFWNAKSQNRLDEEYGVAED
- a CDS encoding SMP-30/gluconolactonase/LRE family protein; translated protein: MPLGQEFEFIDPRFRDLTVPIAWVERLFDGCRWAEGPVWFADGGYVVWSDAPNNRMLRWIPERGVDVFRAASNFANGNTRDREGRLVSCEHGTRRVTRTESDGTITVIAERYKGRRLNSPNDVVVKSDGTVWFSDPNYGIMSNYEGFKADMEQDGCYVFRADPARGTLDVVADDFVKPNGLAFSPDESLLYIADSGASHDPDGPHHIRVFRVGKTGKLSGGRVFAEVSPGLPDGFRLDTDGNLWTSAGDGVHCYAPDGALLGKIHIPETTANVAFGGPRRNRLFIAATTSLYAVFVGVTGAQRP
- a CDS encoding exonuclease domain-containing protein — its product is MRPLSAFSLGRRWLAWRAPPGPLRDYYGHDVPAPATPYDRADLLAIDLETTGLDPETDEILSIGYVPIAGGRVRLAGAAYHLVRPLGRVPDKTAVIHGLLDGALAAAPPLAEMLPRLLAALAGRVAIAHHARIERQFLSAACRRLYGRPLTAPFICTLALERRALIIEGRETGDGDLRLGPTRARYGLPRYRAHNALADALAAAELFLAQAAHASGTKPARLGSLG